The sequence taggacagagagaaatggagaggaggggaagacagagagggagagagaaagatagacacctgcagacctgcttcaccgcctgtgaagcgactcccctacaggtggggagccaggggctcgaaccgggatccttatggtacttgcgctttgtgacacgtgtgcttaacccactgcgctactgcccgactcccatctttctccttctctatctctcccttcctatctcgatttctctgtcctatccactaaaatggaaaaagtagctGTCAGAAGCAGCAGATTGCtagagccagcactgagccccagcaataactctggtggttaaaaagagacagctgcaggcctgcttcaccactcatgaagtggaccccacTTGATAATATGTGCCCTGTAACCAGGTGTGCTTCCAACCAGCCCTCCCTTTttttattcccccccttttgttgcccttattgttttattgttgtagttactgctgttgttattgatgtcgtcgttggataggacagagagaaatggagagaggaggggaagacagagaggggagagaaagacagacacctgcagacctgcttcaccgcctgtgaagcgactcccctgcaggtggggagccgggggctcgaacctggatccttatattggtccttgcactttgcgccacgtgcacttaacccactgcgctatcgcctgacgcccctattctttttcttctcctcctcctcctctttttgttTGATatgggtgaaagagagagatagacagacagataggagaGACGCCTGCCgcattgttccaccacttgtgaagcttctccctgtagatgaggcctggagacttgaacctgggccctgaggcatggtaacctgtgcactctgtTAGGGAGGCCGCCTGCCCACAGTTGTCTGGAGATTTCTGAAGAGGTAATGCCAAGCTGACTGTGGGTGAAAAATGAGTGAAGaatgcctctcaatttcttttttttaaaagattttttttcattttttatatttatttattccctttgttgtccttgttgttttattgttgtagttattatttatgttgttgttggctaggacagagagaaatggagagaggaggggaagacagagagggggagagaaagatagacgcctgcagacctgcttcaccgcctgtgaagtgactcccttgcaggtggggagccgggggctcgaacagggatccttacgcaggtccttgtgctttgcgccatgtgcgcttaacccactgcactaccgcccgactccccaatttcttttattttaatatttattaatttatttccttttgttgcctttgttggcccctcaatttctttttttctctctttctcttttttaggcAGTGGTTCAATTTCTAATAAGTGTTGGGGGCACTGAGGACAAAGCTCTGGATACTATCCCTCAATCAGCTACTGCTGGTCACCCAGCACAATAGTTCTgcaaacaactttcttttttttttttttaatttattttctcttttgttgcccctgttgttctttttattgttgctgtagttattattgttgttgttactgatgtcatcgttgttaggacagagagaaatgaagagaggagggaagacagaggggggagagaaagatagacacctgcagacctgcttcaccgcctgtgaagcgactcccctgcaggtggggagctgggggcttgaaccgggatccttatgccggtccttgcgctttgtgccacgtgcacttaacctgctgagctaccaccttgCAAATGACTccttgcaaatgactttcatagccgaggttctgagatcccaggttcaattcccagcaccagagctgagtgtgctctggtacaaaaacaaattggtcaggggctgggtggtggtgcacctgattgagcacacattactgtgcacaaggacttgggttcaagcttccaatccccacttgcagggggaaagtttcaggagtgatgaagtatTGAtgacaggtttctctctctctctctctctcccacttccctcttaacttctgcCTCTGACCAAAAGCAGATTACAAATTGGTTGCAATTATATCAGATCCTACCCTTTGAAATGTTAGAACTACAGGAACTTTGGAGGTGTCGGGgtcggggtgggtggtggcacattgggttaagccacATAATACGAAACACAAAgacggagcaaggatcccagtttgagcccccagtttccatatgcagggaggtctcttcacaagcagtgaagcaaggctataggtgtcttatttttctctcccacttttatcttcccttccctctcaatttctctgtcctatttaagaaaaaaaaaaaaaaatcaagggagtcaggcggtagctcagcgggttaagtgcacgtggcgcaaagcacaaggaccggcataaggatcccggttcgaaccccggctccccacctgcaggggagtcgcttcacaggcagtgaagcaggtctgcaggtgtctacctttctctccccctctctgtcttcccctcctctctccatttctctgtcctatccaacaacaacaataactacaacaataaaacaacaagggcaacaaaagggaataaataaataaataaaataaaaagaaagaaaaagaacagaagtgaTGAGGTAACCAAAACGAGAAATGTTCCTAGCTTGAATCATGCTGTCATCCGTGAAGCTAGAGAGAAGTGGCCACCTTCAGGATAAccagtaggggctgggtggcgatgcacctggttgagcgcacatgttacaatgtacaaggacccgggttgcaGCCCCCGgtgcccagctgcagggggaaagctttgtgagtggtgaagcagtgctgcaggtgtctgtctgtcactcttcctatcatccccttccctctcgatttctggctatctctattcagataataaataaagatgggaggagagagagagagagagagagagagagagagggagagatagggagagagggagagggaaaaaccaGTGGCCTTGGGGTAGGGTGGAGGTGCGGGGCGGGCGCAGAGCCTGGCGTGGTCCTGGGGGCTCGGGTCCTGCGAGAGGGGCAGTACAGGGCTGGAAGGGCGGCTACCTGCCTGCGGGTCAAGGACCCCCCACCCCGGCCTCCTTCCCGGGAAGCAGATGCTACCACCCACCTCCCACATGTGAAAACAAGGGGGCCGCAGAGAGAAGGGTCCCGCAGGCGCCCCATCCCAGGAAGGCTCTCAGTGGCGTCGtcaccatctccagctgcagcacgAGGGCCGCCAGATCTCTCGCCAGATCCGTGCGCTGGGTCTGACTCCACCGGGCTCTGCGCGAAGACGCGGCCGAGTAGTCCCCCCCACCCAGCTCCTCTAAATCACGACGACCATCTTTCTAAGTCCCGCCCGGAGAACTACACTACCATGAGCCTTTGCGGCGCCGCGGCATTATGGGATGTCTCAGCCGGGTCTGCCCGCACCCCCCAACCACCTCGGACGCGCAGCTTCCCAGCGTCTTCCTCGTTGCTCCCGGAAGTGGGCGGAGAAGGCCATAGAAACTGGGGGCTAGAGGCGCCTACGTTTGTCCTCCCGACCATCGCTTCCGCCGGAAGTGGCCTCTAGGCGCAAGTGCCCTTTCGTTTTACTCGCGTGTGCGCCGGTGCTCCGGGAGCGGGTCCGGCCACAATGGCGGTCAGCACTCTGCTGCGCGCGACGCCCCTCTTCGGCGGTgaggggggcggggagggcgAAGTGGGTCCGGGGACACGTGGGGGTCGTCGGGGGCGGCCGGGACCCGTCCCGCGGTCTGACCGCGAGCGTCTGTCTGCCCCGGCAGGTCTCGGCAGCGGCCCGACCCCGCTGCTGCAGGGTCTGTTGCGGCCGCGGAAGGCGCCGGCTCTGTCCGCTCTGTGCCGCGGCCTGGCCGTGGAGGCCAAGAAGACCTATGTGCGCGACAAGCCCCACATCAACGTGGGGACCATCGGCCATGTGGACCACGGCAAGACCACACTGACCGCGGCCATCACGAAAAGTTAGCCGGGGCTGGGGCGGGTGAGGCCCGCGGAGAGGGCGCCGGGGTCGGACAGACTCTCCGGGGCGGAAAGCCGCTCTccccccgcacccgcacccgcacccgcaggCCGTGGGATGCGCCCCGCAAGCTGGAGCTCTGCCCCGGGGGCGTCGCCGGGCGGGATCCGGGGCCGCTGCTGCTCGTCCTGCTAGAGGGACTCCCTCCGGGGGACCTCGCGGGCTTGTCACTTGTTTGGGTGGGAGGGGCTCGGGGGCGTGGCGCGCGCGCCGCCTCTGCCTGGGAGCCCACCCGGGACTCACTCGGCTTCCCTGCCCGCCCTTAGTTCTCGCCGAGGGTGGCGGGGCCAAGTTCAAGAAGTACGAGGAGATCGACAATGCCCCGGAGGAGCGCGCCCGCGGCATCACCATCAACGCGGCCCACGTGGAGTACAGCACGGCCGCCCGCCACTACGCGCACACCGACTGCCCCGGCCACGCCGACTACATCAAGGTGAGAGGAGCTCGTGGGTTCGAGGGGAAAGACACTCAGGTGTCTGGGAGCAGGTGGCGGAGGACTGGGTCCTCGTCGTGATGGTTGGCCGGTGGCTGGAGAGGGGAGAAGGTTCCTGAACTGGGCTGAGTAatgttttctcctctcctcccgcCCACCCCAGAATATGATCACAGGCACCTCCCCCCTAGACGGTTGCATCCTGGTGGTGGCAGCCAATGACGGCCCCATGCCCCAGACAAGAGAGCATTTACTGCTGGCCAAGCAGGTACAGTACTCACAGCCCCGGGGGGCGGCGGGCAGCAGGAGACGCCATCTCTGTGCGCCAGGGGGCAGCAGGGCAGATTAGGTGTTGGACTCAAGGTAGAAGGCCTGAGTCtgcccaggtcacatcaaatggatggggtttacaatcagcaatatttatacccctttcccatattagggagctactctctcttccctgatctagctttctggtccttttcccagccatgacatcatctcctcagacaataacttggatccacctgcatatcagatttcacgcccagggaaaaaaagaaggcctGAGGCTGGTCCCTTGACATCACAtgctccagagtgatgctctggttctctccataTCTTTCCGGAAGACAGCGCCATCTCTGTCACTTTTCTCCTTCCAGATTGGAGTAGAGCACATTGTTGTGTACGTGAACAAGGCCGATGCTGTCCAAGATGCCGAGATGGTGGAACTTGTCGAGCTAGAGGTCCGGGAGCTGCTAACTGAGTTCGGCTACAAAGGGGATGAAGCCCCGGTCATCGTAGGCTCTGCCCTCTGTGCCTTGGAGGTGAATGCAGGCACCAGGCCAAGGCTGTGTGGCcagccagagctctgctctgagTCTGGGTTGTGGCTCTTGGTGGCTGAGAATGCTGGGAGTTCCAGGGCCCCATTACCTCTCCCTGCAGCAACGTGACCCGGAGCTGGGCTTGAAGTCCGTGCAGAAACTGCTGGATGCTGTGGACACTTACATTCCGGTGCCCACTCGAGACCTGGAGAAGCCATTCTTGCTGCCTGTGGAGTCGATTTACTCTATCCCTGGTGAGGGCCCTGCCCATGCAGACTCCCTCTGGCAAGGGCTTCTCCATATCCCGTGACGTCCCTTCCTGTTTCCTCCAGGACGGGGCACGGTAGTGACAGGGACATTGGAGCGAGGCACTTTGAAGAAGGGAGACGAGTGTGAGTTCCTAGGACATAGCAAGAACTTCCGCAGTGTGGTGACaggtatggcaaagcaggcttGGGGCACAGAGGCCGCCTCCAGGATGACCTCGGGCCTTGTAGGCACTGCCCTGTGGCTTCCTTCTGCCTCTTGCtttccccactcccaccctagGCATTGAGATGTTTCACAAAAGCCTGGACAGGGCAGAAGCAGGGGATAACCTCGGAGCCTTGGTTCGAGGCTTGAAGCGCGAGGACTTGAGGCGGGGTGTGGTCATGGTCAAGCCAGGCTCCATCCAGCCCCATCAGAAGGTCGAGGCACAGGTGAGCTCCAGGGGTGGTGACAAGGCTGGGTGCTGCTGCTCCTGTCCCTGGCACAGAAGCCAAGCCCAGCTCCTCCCTCTGCTCACTCTCCAGGTTTACCTCCTCAGCAAGAAGGAGGGTGGCCGACACAAGCCAGTTGTATCCAACTTCATTCCTATCATGTTCTCCCTGACTTGGGACATGGCTTGCCGTGTCACTTTACCTCCAGGAAAGGTAagggggaggggccgggtggtagcacatcaggttaagtgcacatgacacaaagtgcaaggaccagccaggtttgagccctggcccccacctgcagggaagtcacttcacaagcggtgaagcaggtctgcaggtgtctgtctttctctctccctggcctcccctcctctctccttttctctctgtcctatctaacaatgacagcagtgacaacaataagaataacaacaactgggagttgggcggtagtgcggcGGTAGtggggcgggttaagcacacatggtgcaaagcgtaaggaccagcataaggatcccagtttgtgcccccagctccccacctgcaggggagtcacttcataagtggtgaagcaggtctgcaggtgtctatctttctttcccccatctctgtcttcccctcctctctcaatttctctgtattgtacaacagcaataacatcaataactacaacaataaaacaacaagggcaatgaaagggaataaatgaataaacattaaaataatctttaaaaaataacaactataaacaacaagggtaacaaaagtgaaaaaaataaaatagcctccaggggtagtgcagttactgagccccagcaataaccctgaaggcaaaaaaaaaggaaggtaagGGGGCGTGGGAGGGTGTGTATGACATGAGATCACTCTTCCTGTCATAGTTCCAAGGacatggactttttttttgtaaccagaacactgctcagctctgacttctgatgGGAAGATTGAACTtggcagtctctttgcataaccattatgctatctctccacctgAGACCTtattaaaaatggggggggtagtggtgcacctagttgagctcacgttataatgcgcaaggacctgagttcaagcccctgtcccctacctgcaggggcaaagctttgcaagtggtgaagcagtgcttcaggtgtctctctgtctcttatctcccccctcccctctcaatttctggctgtccaataaagataatctttaaaaaatggtatgggggagataacataagccagaactgagcagtactgtggtaaaataaaaacaaataaaatttaaaaagtgggggctgggtggtggcgcacctggttgagcgcacttgttacagtgcacaaggacccaggttcaagtccctggtccccacctgcagggggaaagcttcacaactggtgaagcagggctgcaggtgtctctgtctccctatctcctccagcctctcaatttctggctatctatccaaaaagtaaagattaaaaaaaaattttttttttttaaatttaaaaagtggtctTGGCGATaacacagcagataaagcactggactctcaagcatgaggtcctgagttgtatTCATGGCAGCCTGgctctctttatctttttcattCATAAATAATTCCTTGTTTTAAGATTAGTAAGAGAGAACCAAAGAGTCACTCTATTAAGTGTAATGcctagggattaaacttggggcctTATGCTCATTGAGAGATGtcgatttcttttttcttgggtGAAGAAAGCTTAGATTCAAAGGAGACTAGTAGACACAATGGCCTGAAGTTAGGAGAACAAATCCATTTCCATTATTCTCTAGGCTGAAACAGGTTAGAAATGTGGatatgggagtcaggaggtagtgcagcagttacgcacaggtggtgcaaacacaaaggacgggtgtaaggatcctggtttgagcccccggctccccacctgcaggggagtcacttcacaagcaggtctgcaggtgtctatctttctctccccccctctgtcttccccacctctctccatttctctgtcctatccaatgacgacaacaataataactgcaacaataaaacaacaagggcaacaaaagggaataaagaaaatattctttaaaaaaaatgagttatACCAATATTTAACCAACAGAAGGGTTTGCCAGAAAAGGATTGCACTTGctctaaatttttgtttttttagggaggtagaggagatacctgcagcactgcttcttcactgcttttgagactttccccctgcaggtgggggctgggagccaggggtttgaacctgggtccttgtggggattctcctgttttttgttgtttttttttaaaatatttttgtatttatttttatttattcccttttgttgcccttgatgttttattgttgtagttattattgttgtcatcgttgttggataggactgagagaaatggagaggggagggggaagacagagagggggagaaagatagacacctgcagacctgcttcaccgcttgtgaagcgatacccctgcaggtgtgtgggggggattctCCTGTTTTATAAGAACTTAGAGAAGTTCTGCATctatgggagtcgagcggtagcacagggggttaagcgcacatggcgcaaagcacaaggactggtcaggatccgggttcaagcccccagctccccacctgcaggggagttgcttcacaggtggtgaagcaggtctgtaggtatctctgtctcttcctctctatctcccccttctctctcaatttctctgtctatatccaataacaaagttaaaaaatttttttaaagttctgcatCTAAAGCCTCCATAACCCCAAAACTTCCTAAATATGTTTCCCCAACAATTAGAATAAGTTGGATGccgtgcctgctttgtcatactcATGACCCAGGTTCTTGTAGGCTGGTATGGCCTTAGGGAAGCATCCAGGCCTTTCACTGCCTGTCTACCTAAAAAGGTTGTCTTTGgcgaacagtgaagccccagacaCAAGAACGAAAAGATAAAGAACATTGTTCGCTAGTTTGGGTCCATTTTAGCCAGAGCGCTGGTGAGGCCTGGCTTATCAGACTCGCCTTTTGGCAGAACCATGATACCACCTCCCCCGCCCCACTAGGCCTTTTCTACCTTGGGTAGCAGGGGAAGGGCTGCTCCCAGAAAGAGGTAGTCACTGGCTGTTTTCAGCAACCCAACCGGTTACTGAAGAGAGCACATGATCCCCACGGCTCTGCTCTCTCCCAGGAACTCGCCATGCCCGGGGAGGATGTGAAACTCACCTTAGTCTTGCGGCAGCCGATGATCTTAGAGAAAGGCCAGCGCTTCACCTTGCGGGATGGCAACCGAACTATCGGCACCGGCCTCGTCACAGGCACAGTGTCCCTGACTGAGGAGGACAAAAACATCAAGTGGGGTTGAGTCTGGAACCTGCTCTGGCTGCCCTGTATTCGAGCTGGTCAGTGTCGTCCTGCTTCTGGTGTCCCCTTCCCAGGGCACTTGCTGCAACTGGGAGAGCACAGCTAGACGGGTAGACCTGCCCTGGTGCGAGGGGCTGTGTGCCTTGCCAGGGGAGGCGGTGTAATAAACTGTTCTGTGAATAGGCACCTagcctgtgtcctgtgtcctctGTAAGTTGGAGCATGGGGGGATGCCCTGGACTTAAGCTCATGTGAACTGAGCTCACCTGTTTTAGTTTGATAGGAAGAGAAGAGAtacctggggcaggggtagaaggcataatggttagaagagactcatgcctgaggctccaaaagtctcaggatcaatcccccaaaccaccataaaccagagctcagcagtgctctagtaaaaataaatgtaaaaaaaacaaaaacaaaaaaaacaggagtcggacagtagtagtgcagcaggttaaatgcaggtggcacaaagtacaaggaccagcataaggatcctggttcgagcctctggctcccccccctgcagaggagtcgcttcacaagcagtgaagcaggtctgtaggtgtctgtcttcccctcctctctccatttctctctgtcctatccaacaacaacatcaataacaataataactacaacaataaaactagggcaacagttttgggggtccaggtggtggcacacctagtagggtgcatatattacagtgtacaaagacctgggtggaCGCCctcacttcctacctgcagggaacatcagcagtgaagcaggtctacaggtgtctctttctccccatctcccctcccctctcaacttacatcctGTCAAAAATTTGTGAAGGACAGGGAAGCTagcatagttatgcaaacagactcatgcctgaggctccaaggtcccagattcaatccctagcaccttcATAAATCCAAGCTGAGCacagctctagttaaaaaaaagggtgggggggggcagtggtagcacaggggttaagtgcatatggaaaagaggaatttcccatgagtggtcattccCACTtgcggttatcttgtccatctccaaaactctctcccgttacactgtctgaactggaagacgctttgaagagggttaaaccgggaacagctgctggctatgataacatcaccccagaactcattcttaacctgggcgctgcggcaaagaagtggcttgcttcattcctgtcccacatcttggaatctgagtctatgcccaaagtttggcgtcgtgcgaagataatagcggttttgaaaccaaagaaagacccaacactggccgccagctatagaccaatttctctcctctccgtgtgttacaaactccttgagaggctgcttctgtcacgtatttctcctcttacagagaaattcctatcacccgcccaagctggtttccgcccaggaagatctacctgcgaacaagccctggccctctcaacttatattgaaaatggattcaagaggaatttaaagacgggtgctgtctttgttgatctcacagcagcctatgacacggtctggcaccgtggtctcctagtcaagatctcaagatgcctgcctccacgggtggccaacactatatcgtttcttctccaaaacagaagattccgggtgcatctgggtgacaagtctagcagatggagacttgtctcaagtggcctcccccagggctctgttctggctcctacgctatttaatatttacatcaatgacctcccagaaacctcttcaaggaagttcatctacgccgatgacatctgctgtgcaactcaggcatccaagttcgacatcctcaaggaaacactcacgaaagacatgtctctgatatctgattactgtaaaaaatggtgactaatccctagcactgcaaaaacagtatcatctgttttccatctacaccatgcctcggcctcgcgtgagcttaatgtgcagtttgacgatacgagaatccggcatgaagcccagccagtctatcttggcattactctcgatcgcactctgtcatctcataaaaactgcagcaaaggtgggcgcgaggaataacattgtaagactggccagctcctcatggggcgcgagcgcttccacactacgatcatcatctctggcattatgctattccactgcagaatactgtgccccagtatggttccgtagcccccatgtccacttggtcgattccaaattatattcctccgtgaggatcatttctggaaccatccattccaccccggttccatggctcccagttcttagcaacatcgccccgccagatatttgtcgggatgcggcatcatctaagttcatttcccacgtctacgctcgaccggacctgccaacatacgcgg is a genomic window of Erinaceus europaeus chromosome 15, mEriEur2.1, whole genome shotgun sequence containing:
- the TUFM gene encoding elongation factor Tu, mitochondrial, with the protein product MAVSTLLRATPLFGGLGSGPTPLLQGLLRPRKAPALSALCRGLAVEAKKTYVRDKPHINVGTIGHVDHGKTTLTAAITKILAEGGGAKFKKYEEIDNAPEERARGITINAAHVEYSTAARHYAHTDCPGHADYIKNMITGTSPLDGCILVVAANDGPMPQTREHLLLAKQIGVEHIVVYVNKADAVQDAEMVELVELEVRELLTEFGYKGDEAPVIVGSALCALEQRDPELGLKSVQKLLDAVDTYIPVPTRDLEKPFLLPVESIYSIPGRGTVVTGTLERGTLKKGDECEFLGHSKNFRSVVTGIEMFHKSLDRAEAGDNLGALVRGLKREDLRRGVVMVKPGSIQPHQKVEAQVYLLSKKEGGRHKPVVSNFIPIMFSLTWDMACRVTLPPGKELAMPGEDVKLTLVLRQPMILEKGQRFTLRDGNRTIGTGLVTGTVSLTEEDKNIKWG